The Agromyces sp. G08B096 DNA window GCACCGTCGTCACGACGAGGTTGATCAGCGAGCCCACGACGGCGAAGCCCATCACGTTGCCGAGGGACAGGAAGGCCGTCAGGTCGGTGCCCGACCCCGCGACATCCTGAACCAGGTTGTTCACGAGCGTGAAGATGCCGGTCGAGTTGAGCACCGTCCACACCAGGAACGACGCGACGATGTTGACGACCGCGAGGCAGATCGCCACGAGGAACGACAGCTTCACCGTCGACCAGAAGTCGATGTAGACCAGGCGCAGCCGCACCTGCTTCGCCGGAGGGCGACGGGTCGACTTGCGAGCCAGCTTGTCGGCGACGCTACTCATGAAAACGCTCACTCCTCTTCCGCGACCTGCGTCGCTTCGGCCTCGGTGGCCTCCTCGGCGGCGTCCTCCACGAGATTCCGCTCGGAGTTCTTCGCGACGGCGATGATGCGGTCTTCCTGCGCGAACTTCGCGAAGACGACCCCCATCGTGTCACGGCCCTTGGCGGGCACCTCGGCGACGTCAGAGCGTACCACCTTGCCACTGGCAAGAACCACAAGGACCTCGTCGCTCCGGGAGACGATGAGCGCACCGGCGAGGTCGCCGCGTTCGTCGTTCAGCTTGGCCACCTTGATGCCCAGGCCGCCGCGCTGCTGCTTGCGGTACTCCTCGATACGGGTGCGCTTGGCGTAGCCGCCCTCGGTCACGACGAAGACGTAGGTGTCGGTGTCGCTGAGCTTCTGGCCGGCGATCTCCTCGCCGGCGTCGTCGGTGGAAGCATCCGTCTCATCGGAGGACCCGACGACGGATGCCTCGAGCAGCGAATCGTCACCGCGGAACGACATGCCCTTCACCCCGGACGTCGCACGGCCCATCGGGCGGAGCGCGTCGTCGTTGGCCTCGAACCGCAGCGACATGCCCTTGCGCGAGACGAGGAGGATCTCGTCGTCCTCGTCGGCGAGCATCGCCGAGACGAGCTCGTCGCCCTCGCGCAGGTTGATCGCGATGACGCCGCGCGACCGGTTGGTGTCGTACGCCGTCAGCTCGGTCTTCTTCACCAGGCCGTCGCGGGTCGCGAGCACGAGGTACTTCGCCACCTCGTAGTCGCGGATGTCGAGGATCTCCGCGATCTGCTCGTCGGGCTGCAGCTCGAGCAGGTTCGCGACGTGCTGGCCCTTCGAGTCGCGGCCGCCTTCCTGCAGCTCGTACGTCTTCGCCCGGTACACCCGGCCCTGGTTCGTGAAGAACAGCAGCCAGTGGTGCGTGGTGGTGACGAAGAAGTGCTCGACGACGTCGTCGGCGCGGAGCGCCGCGCCCTTCACGCCGCGGCCGCCGCGGTGCTGCGACCGATAGTTGTCGCTCCGGGTGCGCTTCACGTAGCCGCCGCGGGTGACGGTGACGACCATCTCCTCCTCGGGGATGAGGTCTTCGATCGACATGTCGCCGTCGAACCCGGGGACGATGTGCGTGCGGCGCTCGTCGCCGTATCTGTCGGCGATCTCGCGGAGCTCGTCGGCGATGATCGAACGCTGGCGCGACGGAGTCGCGAGGATGTCGCGGTAGTCGGCGATCTCCCGCTCGAGGTCGGCGGCCTCGTCCATGATCTTCTGCCGCTCGAGGGCTGCGAGGCGGCGCAGCTGCAGCTCGAGGATGGCGCGGGCCTGGATCTCGTCGATGTCGAGCAGCTCGATCAGGCCGTCGCGGGCCTCCTCGACCGTCGGCGAACGGCGGATGAGTGCGATGACCTCGTCGAGCGCGTCGAGCGCCTTGAGG harbors:
- a CDS encoding DUF3566 domain-containing protein; the protein is MSSVADKLARKSTRRPPAKQVRLRLVYIDFWSTVKLSFLVAICLAVVNIVASFLVWTVLNSTGIFTLVNNLVQDVAGSGTDLTAFLSLGNVMGFAVVGSLINLVVTTVLGAVIAVLYNLSVRITGGLLVGFTNN
- the gyrA gene encoding DNA gyrase subunit A, which gives rise to MIEPGTAGEGENGGYGIHGRIDQVDLNLEMQRSFLDYAMSVIIQRALPDVRDGLKPVHRRVVYTMYDGGYRPDRSFSKCTRVIGDVMGQFHPHGDSSVYDALVRLVQPWSLRYPLALGQGNFGSPGNDGAAAHRYTETKMAPLAMEMVRDIEEETVDFQDNYDGRTQEPTVLPARFPNLLVNGSVGIAVGMATNIPPHNLREVAEGALWALEHPDASREELQEALIQRIKGPDFPTGAQILGQKGIIDAYRTGRGSITMRAVVSVEEIQGRTSLVVTELPYQVNPDNLAIKIADLVKDGKIQGIADIRDESSGRTGQRLVIVLKRDAVAKVVLNNLYKHTSLQENFGANMLAIVDGVPRTLSIDGFIAHWVDHQIDVIVRRTEFRLRKAEERMHILRGYLKALDALDEVIALIRRSPTVEEARDGLIELLDIDEIQARAILELQLRRLAALERQKIMDEAADLEREIADYRDILATPSRQRSIIADELREIADRYGDERRTHIVPGFDGDMSIEDLIPEEEMVVTVTRGGYVKRTRSDNYRSQHRGGRGVKGAALRADDVVEHFFVTTTHHWLLFFTNQGRVYRAKTYELQEGGRDSKGQHVANLLELQPDEQIAEILDIRDYEVAKYLVLATRDGLVKKTELTAYDTNRSRGVIAINLREGDELVSAMLADEDDEILLVSRKGMSLRFEANDDALRPMGRATSGVKGMSFRGDDSLLEASVVGSSDETDASTDDAGEEIAGQKLSDTDTYVFVVTEGGYAKRTRIEEYRKQQRGGLGIKVAKLNDERGDLAGALIVSRSDEVLVVLASGKVVRSDVAEVPAKGRDTMGVVFAKFAQEDRIIAVAKNSERNLVEDAAEEATEAEATQVAEEE